Proteins found in one Streptomyces sp. NBC_00461 genomic segment:
- a CDS encoding ABC transporter substrate-binding protein produces the protein MPSSSLPGVDRRLFLASLLGAAAGVAGLSGCAGSSAAADSKGVSTAPLADKVPAGTSLKIASYLGTQQLQFKLAKLDDLPFKVSNWLNIGAGPDVINAFRAKSLDVGNNAGIPPIQAHYQGFDAKIVAINITRKPNYLFATKPGSDIRSVADFKGKKLAFSQGQAQGVVLLRALKKAGLKYDDVELVPLTSNQFLTALQSGQVDIAPLANTQVPSYLQQYGSKGAHVIKTDVVDLLNLLWAPTAVLNDSAKAAAVAAYIPYWAKGQVWTYENPDAWNEEFYVKTQNVTLAQAQGITKLANKPLFPPSWDEAIKWEQETADLLAKGGFVKKFDVSTLFDHRFESIAAKAVPAEYRR, from the coding sequence ATGCCTTCCTCTTCCCTGCCGGGTGTCGACCGACGGCTCTTCCTCGCCTCGCTGCTCGGTGCCGCGGCCGGTGTCGCCGGGCTGAGCGGCTGCGCCGGCAGCAGCGCGGCCGCCGACAGCAAGGGCGTCTCGACCGCCCCGCTCGCCGACAAGGTCCCGGCCGGTACGAGCCTGAAGATCGCCTCGTACCTGGGCACCCAGCAACTCCAGTTCAAGCTGGCCAAGTTGGACGACCTGCCGTTCAAGGTGTCGAACTGGCTGAACATCGGCGCCGGACCGGACGTCATCAACGCGTTCCGCGCCAAGTCCCTGGATGTCGGCAACAATGCCGGGATTCCGCCGATCCAGGCGCACTACCAGGGATTCGACGCGAAGATCGTCGCGATCAACATCACCCGCAAGCCCAACTACCTCTTCGCCACCAAGCCCGGCAGCGACATCCGGTCGGTCGCCGATTTCAAGGGCAAGAAGCTCGCCTTCTCGCAGGGGCAGGCCCAAGGTGTCGTGCTTCTGCGGGCGTTGAAGAAGGCCGGACTGAAGTACGACGACGTCGAGCTCGTCCCGCTGACCAGCAACCAGTTCCTGACGGCCCTGCAGTCCGGCCAGGTCGACATCGCGCCACTCGCCAACACCCAGGTGCCCTCCTATCTGCAGCAGTACGGGTCCAAGGGCGCCCACGTCATCAAGACGGACGTCGTCGACCTCCTCAACCTCCTGTGGGCGCCGACCGCCGTGCTCAACGACTCCGCGAAGGCCGCCGCGGTCGCCGCGTACATCCCGTACTGGGCCAAGGGCCAGGTCTGGACGTACGAGAACCCCGACGCCTGGAACGAGGAGTTCTACGTCAAGACGCAGAACGTGACGCTCGCCCAGGCCCAGGGCATCACCAAGCTCGCCAACAAGCCGCTGTTCCCGCCGAGTTGGGACGAGGCGATCAAGTGGGAGCAGGAGACCGCCGATCTGCTGGCGAAGGGCGGCTTCGTGAAGAAGTTCGACGTGTCCACGCTCTTCGACCACCGCTTCGAGTCCATCGCCGCCAAGGCCGTGCCGGCGGAGTACCGGAGGTGA
- a CDS encoding ABC transporter permease has protein sequence MTTTTTTTTTAAAPLTGEEEGHRRPRRRARRGLSPGKPFPASRLVGPALLVALWAAASAAGRLDPGAIPAPWTVLRTAGRLWTSGSLPTDILTSLERAAYGFAIGLTAGVVLALASGLSRVGEALIDGTVQLNRAVPTLGLIPLFILWLGIGETFKIAIIAIVVYIPIYLNTHAALSGIDSRFVELAEVQGLSKLQFVRQIVIPGALPGFFVGLRLGVTGSWLGLVVLEQINATSGLGYMMFQAQNYGQSDVILVGLLVYGVFGLISDSAVRLVERRVLSWRRTLSS, from the coding sequence ATGACCACCACCACGACCACCACGACCACCGCTGCCGCGCCGTTGACGGGCGAGGAGGAGGGCCACCGCCGGCCACGCCGACGAGCACGGCGCGGCCTCTCCCCCGGCAAGCCCTTCCCCGCCTCCCGGCTGGTCGGCCCAGCCCTCCTCGTCGCCCTGTGGGCCGCCGCCTCCGCCGCCGGACGGCTGGACCCCGGCGCGATCCCGGCTCCCTGGACGGTGCTGAGGACGGCCGGACGTCTGTGGACCTCCGGGAGCCTGCCCACCGACATCCTGACCTCGCTGGAGCGCGCCGCGTACGGCTTCGCGATCGGCCTCACCGCGGGCGTCGTCCTCGCGCTGGCGTCCGGGCTCAGCCGGGTCGGCGAGGCGCTGATCGACGGAACGGTGCAGCTCAACCGGGCGGTCCCGACGCTCGGTCTGATCCCGCTGTTCATCCTGTGGCTGGGCATCGGCGAGACCTTCAAGATCGCGATCATCGCCATCGTCGTCTACATCCCGATCTATCTGAACACGCACGCCGCGCTGTCCGGCATCGACAGCCGCTTCGTCGAACTGGCCGAGGTGCAGGGCCTGTCGAAGCTCCAGTTCGTCCGCCAGATCGTCATCCCCGGCGCACTGCCCGGATTCTTCGTGGGGCTCCGGCTCGGTGTGACCGGCTCCTGGCTCGGTCTGGTGGTGCTGGAGCAGATCAACGCCACCAGCGGCCTCGGCTACATGATGTTCCAGGCCCAGAACTACGGCCAGTCGGACGTCATCCTCGTCGGTCTTCTCGTCTACGGCGTCTTCGGCCTCATCTCCGACAGCGCGGTCCGTCTCGTCGAACGGAGGGTGCTGTCATGGCGCCGCACACTGAGCAGCTGA
- a CDS encoding ABC transporter ATP-binding protein — MAPHTEQLTRPAVQLRGLTRSFEGRTVLDGIDLDLPAGQFTALLGHSGSGKSTLLRAIAGLDHKVSGSGQLTAPDRVSVVFQDSRLLPWRRILDNVLLGLDGKEAAQRGREALAEVGLEGRERAWPNELSGGEAQRAALARSLVREPELLLADEPFGALDALTRIKMHGLLRELWQRHRPSVLLVTHDVDEAVVLADRVLVLERGRIGLDLAIDRDAGARGEYRARLLAALGVTEDVR, encoded by the coding sequence ATGGCGCCGCACACTGAGCAGCTGACCCGGCCCGCCGTCCAGCTCAGGGGACTCACCAGGTCGTTCGAGGGGCGCACGGTCCTCGACGGCATCGATCTGGACCTGCCGGCCGGACAGTTCACGGCCCTCCTCGGGCACAGCGGCTCCGGCAAGAGCACTCTGCTGCGGGCGATCGCGGGGCTGGACCACAAGGTCTCCGGGAGCGGCCAACTCACCGCCCCGGACCGGGTGTCCGTGGTCTTCCAGGACTCCCGGCTGCTGCCCTGGCGCCGGATCCTGGACAACGTACTCCTCGGCCTGGACGGCAAGGAGGCGGCGCAGCGGGGCCGTGAGGCGCTCGCCGAGGTGGGTCTGGAAGGCCGCGAACGTGCCTGGCCCAACGAGCTGTCCGGCGGTGAGGCGCAGCGTGCGGCGCTTGCGCGCTCCCTTGTGCGGGAGCCCGAACTCCTGCTGGCGGACGAGCCGTTCGGGGCGCTGGACGCCCTGACCCGGATCAAGATGCACGGTCTGCTCAGGGAGTTGTGGCAGCGCCACCGGCCCTCTGTGCTGCTCGTCACCCACGACGTGGACGAGGCGGTTGTCCTCGCGGACCGGGTGCTGGTGCTTGAGCGGGGGCGGATCGGGCTCGACCTGGCCATCGATCGTGATGCGGGTGCGCGTGGTGAGTACCGGGCGCGGTTGCTCGCGGCGCTGGGTGTGACCGAGGACGTCAGGTGA